TTCAAGAAAAGTGGATCGATTATGATATAAAGTTTGCTTGTTTTGATAGTGAGAAATGGATTGGAAACGGTCATTTAATACCTTCTGGACCATTAAGAGAAAAAATAGATACTATAAAAAACTATCATGGAATATTTTTAAAAACAGTTAATGAAAACTCAAATTTAGATTATATTTTTAATAAAATCAGAAATATAAATCCAAATATTGAAATTTTTGAAACAAATATTGATATAAAGAATATTAATCAATTCGATATTGATAAAAATTATATTATTTTTTCAGGAATTGGAAATCCTGATAGTTTCAAAAAGTTACTTCTTAAAAATCAATTTAAAATAATTGAGGAGATTACTTTTCCAGATCATTATAATTATCAAGATAAAGATATTTCAGAAATCATAAATAAAGCAAATTCCAATAATGCTGAAATCATTACAACTGAAAAAGATTTCAAAAGAATTCCTCAAAATTTTAAAGAAAAAATTAATTTTTTAGAAATAAATATCCAAATTAAGGATGAAACTAAGCTTGTTCAATTTTTAAAAACCAAAATAAATGAAATTAATTAAATATTTTATACAGTTTATTTTAATTATTTTTTTATTTTTATTATTTAAGATTTTAAGATTGAAACTATCGAAATCTTTTTCAAGTTTTATTTTCAAAACAATTGGCCCTCATTTTAGATCAAAAAAAATTTCTCATGCTAACTTAAATATAGCTTTTCCTGAATTAGATG
The DNA window shown above is from Candidatus Pelagibacter sp. RS39 and carries:
- the lpxK gene encoding tetraacyldisaccharide 4'-kinase, producing the protein MILKKPKFWDFKKPNFFAYLLYPFTIFIEINNIISNLIPKKKFTEIKTLCVGNLYVGGTGKTPTSLLLYNLLKKMNINPVTAKKFYNNQMDEQKLLKDNSNFISLTDRKKIVKKAIEMKFDMIIFDDGLQEKWIDYDIKFACFDSEKWIGNGHLIPSGPLREKIDTIKNYHGIFLKTVNENSNLDYIFNKIRNINPNIEIFETNIDIKNINQFDIDKNYIIFSGIGNPDSFKKLLLKNQFKIIEEITFPDHYNYQDKDISEIINKANSNNAEIITTEKDFKRIPQNFKEKINFLEINIQIKDETKLVQFLKTKINEIN